Proteins encoded within one genomic window of Candidatus Margulisiibacteriota bacterium:
- a CDS encoding type II toxin-antitoxin system prevent-host-death family antitoxin: MADLKIWQLQEAKAKFSELVRASAAAPQEISLRGKNVAVLLSNNEYEKLVSANKPKQSLFELLQNSPFRGVELDLRRNKDRTMRKIDFGE; this comes from the coding sequence TAAAAATCTGGCAGCTGCAGGAAGCCAAAGCAAAATTCAGTGAGCTGGTGAGAGCGTCCGCCGCGGCGCCGCAGGAGATCTCTCTGCGCGGCAAAAATGTGGCGGTGCTGTTGTCCAACAACGAATACGAAAAATTGGTCAGCGCCAATAAGCCGAAACAAAGCTTATTTGAGCTTTTGCAAAATTCACCCTTTAGAGGCGTGGAGCTGGATTTGCGCCGCAACAAAGACCGAACTATGCGAAAAATAGATTTTGGGGAGTAA